A genomic region of Dactylococcopsis salina PCC 8305 contains the following coding sequences:
- a CDS encoding manganese efflux pump MntP, giving the protein MQLVTIGLMSVGLAADAFAVSLTSGFLIKRIKVNKALKIALFFGIFQTLMPLLGWVTGLGFRELVSAIAHWIAFTLLAWLGGNMIYEALTGDEEKPFNPLDNSTLFGLAIATSLDALAAGLGISVIKMPLVITVSIIGLITFLLCFLGVFMGHRFGNLLSEKVEVIGGLILIGIGSKILIENLLPIS; this is encoded by the coding sequence ATGCAACTCGTTACAATTGGATTAATGTCAGTGGGATTAGCTGCGGATGCGTTTGCGGTATCTTTAACCAGTGGCTTTTTAATCAAACGAATTAAAGTAAATAAAGCGCTAAAAATTGCTTTATTTTTTGGAATTTTTCAAACCTTAATGCCGCTTTTAGGTTGGGTAACAGGATTAGGCTTTCGAGAATTAGTGAGCGCGATCGCGCATTGGATTGCTTTTACGCTTTTAGCTTGGTTAGGGGGCAATATGATTTATGAAGCACTAACGGGGGATGAAGAAAAACCCTTTAATCCCTTAGATAACTCAACGCTGTTTGGGTTAGCCATTGCTACCAGTTTAGATGCTTTAGCGGCGGGTTTGGGAATTTCTGTGATTAAAATGCCTTTAGTAATAACGGTTAGTATTATCGGTTTGATTACATTTTTACTCTGTTTTTTAGGTGTATTTATGGGGCATCGGTTTGGTAATTTATTGAGTGAAAAAGTAGAAGTTATTGGGGGATTAATTCTCATTGGAATTGGCAGTAAAATTTTAATCGAGAATTTACTTCCGATTTCTTAA
- a CDS encoding DUF3084 domain-containing protein, with the protein MMTSALVLIAAILLLGGLLAALGDYLGSKVGKARLRIFKLRPRQTATFVTIFTGTLIAASTLGILFATSESLRKGIFRLDEYLNRLQDARNELAEATQDKREVEAELDKAQQRLDTVNRKFQATEEELGRVSQQVQQLKQQLSNLKQEREKLLAERKRLEAQIVEKDQELAQQKEALKTTENRLEALEKQRNELQTEIEKQDQEIADLDAIIEKRDEVLQFQEQKVKKLENKIAESQEKIQALEQYYENYQALRQGNVALVKGEVLAFNLVKIENSQQTEAVIKRILRQANQKAIEATQPGNKDFQEQIVVITESQVKRLEETLASGEEYVVQIVTAGNYLNGEKKIRVFADVVRNQKIFEKGETIASLSLTPQEVRSGKLLERVELLLAASRFRSRRAGIVGNIVVGESNLEVIQFMEELTTINQSYDQIQAIAAKKTYTVGPLRLKLKVMADEQVILTN; encoded by the coding sequence ATGATGACCAGTGCGCTCGTATTAATTGCAGCAATTTTACTGCTAGGTGGCTTATTAGCGGCGCTGGGAGATTATCTAGGCTCAAAAGTGGGAAAAGCAAGGCTACGAATTTTTAAATTGCGTCCGCGTCAAACGGCGACATTCGTCACGATTTTCACAGGGACATTAATTGCTGCGAGTACATTAGGAATTTTATTTGCAACGAGCGAGTCTTTACGAAAAGGAATTTTCCGCTTAGATGAATATTTAAATCGTTTACAAGACGCACGTAACGAGTTAGCAGAAGCCACTCAAGATAAACGAGAAGTTGAAGCCGAATTAGACAAAGCGCAACAGCGTTTAGACACAGTTAATCGTAAGTTTCAAGCGACGGAAGAAGAGTTAGGAAGGGTATCACAGCAAGTTCAACAATTAAAACAACAACTTTCCAACCTGAAACAAGAGCGAGAAAAACTATTAGCAGAACGGAAAAGATTAGAAGCGCAAATCGTAGAAAAAGACCAAGAATTAGCGCAACAAAAAGAAGCACTTAAAACCACTGAAAACCGTTTAGAAGCATTAGAAAAACAACGGAATGAATTACAAACTGAAATCGAAAAACAAGACCAAGAAATTGCTGATTTAGATGCCATTATTGAGAAACGAGATGAGGTTTTACAGTTTCAAGAACAGAAAGTCAAAAAATTAGAAAATAAAATCGCTGAGTCACAGGAAAAAATTCAAGCGCTAGAGCAATATTACGAAAATTATCAAGCCCTGAGACAAGGAAATGTGGCTTTAGTAAAGGGAGAAGTTTTAGCGTTTAATCTAGTCAAGATTGAAAATTCTCAACAAACTGAAGCCGTAATTAAGCGTATTTTGAGACAAGCAAATCAAAAAGCAATTGAAGCAACACAACCTGGAAATAAAGACTTTCAAGAACAGATTGTTGTCATTACGGAATCACAAGTCAAGCGCTTAGAAGAAACGTTAGCAAGCGGTGAAGAATATGTGGTACAGATTGTAACAGCAGGGAATTACTTAAATGGCGAAAAAAAAATTCGTGTGTTTGCTGATGTTGTGCGGAATCAGAAGATTTTTGAAAAAGGAGAAACGATCGCGTCTTTATCTTTAACTCCCCAAGAAGTGCGATCGGGAAAACTCTTAGAGCGAGTAGAATTATTATTAGCTGCGTCTCGATTTCGATCGCGTCGCGCGGGAATTGTGGGGAATATTGTGGTGGGAGAAAGTAATCTAGAGGTGATTCAATTTATGGAAGAATTAACAACAATTAATCAATCTTATGATCAAATTCAGGCGATCGCAGCGAAAAAGACTTATACAGTGGGTCCTTTGCGATTAAAATTAAAAGTTATGGCAGATGAGCAAGTGATTTTAACGAATTAA
- a CDS encoding S8 family peptidase, translating to MKRLLIFGLFFFGLTFALWNFTLSASQGNYRSYVLDFKEDISQSVIENQLKTLQDKYDVTVELNSEFSDRDRVYILKSEEELPTLKPLKQLLKGTTEAIDRNYRYQAFAIPNDPNYNQQWNFRSINLEQAWDDTQGDGVTVAVIDTGVSQVPDLKQTEFVEGYDFVNDRTQADDDVGHGTHVAGTIAQSTNNNYGVAGIAYKAKIMPIKVLDGNGGGTVADIAEGIRFAANNGADVINLSLGGLGDSHIMSEAIKYANEKDVVIVAAAGNSNQNSAAYPARYPHVIGVSALDAAGVKANYSNFGAGVDISAPGGSEAGKVVQNTISPDTGEAVFTGYQGTSMAAPHVAGVAALIKSAGITEPEEVLSVLKQSVRKVQEDPKNHYGVGQLDAGQAVKLAMRGQISVRDFVRWMRDNGYLNPRFWIDGGTVMLPFKLATVIGGYLLAWFLRNYFPFAWSWALGSGIIAGSSGLFFLKGFYIFDLPQAPFRVMGSSIPELGNAIQGSPILNPFFASVLIPLGLILLLLQHPRWRWFAVGTSLGVASFLAMSAIVSPAVWGLGSGAIARSYLLLNALLCWGLGRLATRDEKAVS from the coding sequence ATGAAACGACTTTTGATCTTTGGTCTATTTTTTTTCGGACTCACCTTTGCTCTTTGGAACTTTACATTGAGCGCATCACAAGGGAATTATCGCTCTTATGTTCTCGATTTCAAGGAAGATATTTCCCAATCTGTCATCGAGAATCAGTTAAAAACATTACAAGATAAGTATGATGTTACCGTTGAATTGAACAGTGAATTTTCTGATCGCGATCGCGTTTATATTCTCAAATCAGAGGAAGAACTCCCCACACTCAAACCTCTGAAACAACTGCTCAAAGGAACAACTGAAGCCATCGATCGCAACTACCGCTATCAGGCTTTTGCTATCCCCAACGACCCCAATTATAACCAACAATGGAACTTTCGCAGCATCAACCTCGAACAAGCCTGGGATGATACCCAAGGCGACGGCGTAACCGTTGCGGTAATTGATACAGGAGTCAGTCAAGTTCCCGACTTAAAGCAAACTGAGTTTGTGGAAGGCTATGATTTTGTCAACGATCGAACACAAGCTGATGATGATGTGGGACACGGGACTCACGTTGCGGGAACAATTGCTCAATCCACCAACAATAATTATGGTGTAGCAGGGATTGCCTACAAAGCCAAAATTATGCCCATTAAAGTCCTTGATGGCAATGGTGGGGGAACCGTCGCCGATATCGCTGAAGGCATCCGTTTCGCTGCAAATAATGGGGCTGATGTCATTAATTTGAGTCTCGGTGGCTTAGGAGACAGTCACATCATGTCAGAAGCGATTAAATACGCCAACGAAAAAGATGTGGTGATTGTCGCCGCTGCGGGAAACTCCAACCAAAATTCTGCCGCTTATCCCGCCCGTTATCCCCATGTTATCGGCGTTTCTGCCCTAGATGCAGCAGGAGTAAAAGCCAATTATTCCAACTTTGGCGCAGGAGTGGATATCTCCGCACCTGGGGGAAGTGAAGCGGGAAAAGTCGTCCAAAATACCATCAGCCCCGATACTGGAGAAGCGGTTTTTACAGGGTATCAGGGAACCAGTATGGCAGCCCCTCACGTCGCGGGTGTCGCCGCTTTAATTAAAAGTGCGGGAATTACCGAACCCGAAGAAGTGCTGAGTGTCTTAAAACAATCAGTGCGAAAAGTGCAGGAAGACCCCAAAAATCATTACGGTGTGGGACAATTAGACGCAGGTCAAGCGGTTAAATTAGCAATGCGCGGACAAATTAGCGTTCGTGACTTTGTGCGGTGGATGCGGGATAATGGTTATCTCAATCCTCGTTTCTGGATTGATGGCGGAACCGTGATGTTACCGTTTAAGTTAGCAACGGTCATCGGTGGTTATCTTCTCGCTTGGTTCTTAAGAAACTATTTCCCCTTTGCTTGGAGTTGGGCGTTAGGAAGTGGCATTATTGCAGGAAGTTCGGGCTTATTTTTCCTCAAAGGATTCTATATTTTTGATCTCCCCCAAGCACCGTTTCGGGTGATGGGAAGTTCTATCCCAGAGTTAGGAAATGCAATTCAAGGAAGTCCGATTCTCAATCCTTTCTTTGCCAGTGTGTTGATTCCATTAGGATTAATCCTGTTACTGTTACAACATCCCCGTTGGCGTTGGTTTGCGGTGGGAACCAGTTTGGGAGTTGCTTCCTTTTTAGCAATGAGCGCGATCGTTTCTCCTGCCGTTTGGGGACTCGGTAGCGGCGCGATCGCCAGAAGCTATCTTCTCCTTAATGCTCTATTATGCTGGGGATTAGGACGTTTGGCAACTCGTGACGAAAAAGCCGTTTCTTAG
- a CDS encoding bifunctional pantoate--beta-alanine ligase/(d)CMP kinase, producing the protein MRLFKTIAGVRTQLQSSWEEKQNIALVPTMGALHSGHLSLIAHAVAENDLVIVSIFVNPLQFEPDSDLDRYPRQLEKDCQLCEEAGVDVVFAPTVEELYPSSLETMTQVIPPSQMTTQMCGKSRPNHFEGVATVVTKLFNIVQPTSAYFGEKDAQQLAIIRRLVIDLNFPIEIRSCPIVREASGLAYSSRNQYLTSEERQQAQALSQGLQASKLAFEQQQVRNATALMDILRQKISSPLDYVALVDPDTLQPLDQVERKGLLALASYVGKTRLIDNIILLDRSPIIAIDGPAGAGKSTVTRRVAAALGLLHLDTGAMYRAFTWLVLNSQVSLDDEARIAELVSQADLQLSLSDHPDVPVRVNLNGEDITQLIRTPLVTRKVSAIAAQKAVRQKLLEQQQQWGEKGGLVAEGRDIGTHVFPNAELKIFLTASVGERARRRQREMVTQNQETIDFEQLQKEIQERDVYDSNRSIAPMRKAPDAIELVTDGLTIEQVIEKIVQLYRVRFSS; encoded by the coding sequence GTGCGTCTGTTTAAAACGATTGCGGGAGTGAGAACTCAACTTCAATCTTCATGGGAAGAGAAACAAAATATAGCGTTAGTTCCCACAATGGGAGCGTTACATTCGGGTCATCTCAGTTTGATTGCTCATGCTGTCGCTGAAAATGATCTGGTCATTGTCAGTATTTTTGTCAATCCCTTACAGTTTGAACCCGATTCTGATCTCGATCGATATCCTCGTCAGTTGGAAAAGGATTGTCAGTTATGTGAGGAAGCTGGTGTGGATGTGGTATTTGCGCCAACGGTAGAAGAACTTTATCCTTCTTCTCTAGAAACGATGACACAGGTGATTCCTCCTTCTCAGATGACGACTCAGATGTGTGGGAAAAGTCGTCCTAATCATTTTGAAGGAGTCGCAACAGTAGTGACAAAGCTGTTTAATATTGTTCAACCCACTAGCGCTTATTTTGGCGAAAAGGACGCGCAACAATTAGCGATTATTCGTCGGTTGGTTATAGATTTGAATTTTCCGATCGAAATTCGTTCTTGTCCCATTGTACGAGAAGCGTCTGGTCTTGCTTATAGTTCTCGCAATCAGTATTTAACTTCGGAGGAGAGACAACAAGCACAAGCGTTATCTCAAGGGTTACAAGCATCGAAACTCGCTTTTGAACAGCAACAAGTTCGCAACGCAACCGCTTTGATGGATATCTTACGTCAAAAGATTTCTTCTCCTTTGGATTATGTCGCATTGGTTGATCCTGATACGTTACAACCTCTAGATCAAGTGGAGAGAAAAGGACTCCTCGCATTAGCCAGTTATGTGGGAAAGACTCGTTTGATTGATAATATTATATTGCTCGATCGATCTCCGATTATCGCCATTGATGGGCCCGCTGGTGCAGGAAAATCGACGGTTACTCGTCGCGTCGCGGCGGCGTTGGGTTTGTTACACTTGGACACGGGAGCAATGTATCGAGCTTTTACTTGGTTAGTGCTTAACTCTCAGGTATCTCTTGATGATGAAGCGAGAATCGCCGAGTTAGTATCCCAAGCTGATCTTCAACTCTCTCTCAGTGACCATCCTGATGTTCCAGTAAGGGTTAACTTGAATGGAGAAGATATCACGCAACTGATTCGGACTCCTTTGGTGACTCGTAAGGTTTCCGCAATCGCTGCTCAAAAAGCAGTGCGACAAAAATTATTGGAACAACAACAGCAATGGGGAGAGAAAGGGGGGTTAGTCGCAGAAGGGCGAGATATTGGTACTCATGTTTTCCCCAATGCGGAATTGAAAATCTTTCTGACGGCTTCGGTGGGAGAGCGAGCGCGACGACGACAACGAGAAATGGTGACTCAAAATCAAGAAACGATTGATTTTGAACAGCTACAGAAGGAGATTCAGGAACGAGATGTTTATGATAGTAATCGCTCAATTGCTCCCATGAGAAAAGCACCCGACGCGATTGAATTGGTGACAGATGGTTTGACCATTGAACAAGTGATTGAGAAGATTGTTCAACTCTACCGTGTCAGGTTTTCTTCCTAA
- the ntcA gene encoding global nitrogen regulator NtcA yields MNLFKTPETSLEEVFRQIGSGGIPPVVENFDRGKTIFFPGDPAERVYFLLTGAVKLSRVYETGEEITVALLRENSVFGVLSLITGQKSDRFYHAVAFTPVELLSAPINQAETAFRENAELTRLMLQGLSSRILQTEMMIETLAHRDMGSRLVSFLLILCRDFGQPTAQGIQINLKLSHQAIAEAIGSTRVTVTRLLGELREEEMISIEKKKITVHNPVLLSQQFS; encoded by the coding sequence ATGAACTTATTTAAAACTCCAGAAACCTCTCTAGAAGAAGTATTCCGTCAAATTGGGAGCGGTGGCATTCCGCCAGTGGTAGAGAACTTCGATCGAGGCAAGACAATTTTTTTCCCAGGTGATCCAGCAGAACGAGTGTATTTCCTGCTCACAGGAGCAGTCAAACTGTCACGAGTGTATGAAACGGGAGAAGAAATCACCGTCGCGCTTTTGCGAGAAAATAGCGTGTTTGGGGTGTTGTCTCTAATTACTGGTCAAAAGTCCGATCGATTCTATCATGCGGTTGCGTTTACCCCAGTAGAGCTTCTTTCCGCGCCGATTAATCAAGCAGAAACCGCCTTTCGAGAGAATGCCGAATTAACCCGACTGATGCTGCAAGGATTATCCTCTCGGATTTTACAAACAGAAATGATGATTGAAACCCTAGCCCATCGAGATATGGGGTCAAGATTAGTGAGCTTTTTATTAATTTTATGTCGAGATTTCGGACAGCCGACTGCACAAGGAATTCAAATTAACTTAAAATTATCTCATCAAGCAATTGCTGAAGCGATTGGCTCAACTCGCGTCACCGTAACTCGTTTACTAGGAGAATTGCGAGAAGAAGAAATGATTTCAATTGAGAAGAAAAAAATCACAGTCCATAACCCCGTCTTACTCAGTCAACAATTCTCTTAA
- the tsaE gene encoding tRNA (adenosine(37)-N6)-threonylcarbamoyltransferase complex ATPase subunit type 1 TsaE: protein MTQSSWEVPLANATETQELGAKMAKMLPPNTVILLGGELGAGKTTYVQGLGKGLGITTPIVSPTFTLINEYLEGEIPLYHLDLYRLETPSAIEQLFPETYWEGKEVKPGITAIEWSERLPYFPKHYVQVELLKTETSRQAQIKWHLSIAPPK, encoded by the coding sequence ATGACGCAATCATCTTGGGAAGTTCCCTTAGCAAATGCCACTGAAACTCAGGAATTAGGCGCGAAAATGGCAAAGATGCTTCCTCCGAATACAGTGATTTTATTAGGAGGTGAACTTGGCGCTGGGAAAACAACTTATGTACAAGGATTAGGAAAAGGATTAGGGATTACTACTCCCATTGTTAGTCCCACGTTTACCCTGATTAATGAGTATCTAGAAGGGGAAATTCCCCTTTATCATCTAGATTTATATCGCTTAGAAACTCCCAGTGCGATCGAGCAATTATTCCCAGAAACCTATTGGGAAGGGAAAGAAGTGAAACCTGGGATTACTGCGATCGAATGGTCAGAAAGATTGCCTTATTTTCCTAAACATTATGTCCAAGTTGAACTCTTAAAAACAGAAACATCTCGTCAAGCTCAAATTAAATGGCATCTCTCGATCGCTCCACCAAAATAA
- a CDS encoding DUF262 domain-containing protein: MNVIHLPIYQFLEGSGKSFVIPVYQRDYAWTKINCQKLWDDIVDLSYQGRNDHFLGTLVTIGSGFQEYTIIDGQQRLTTISIMLIALHNYLKQQDQLPQQEQFLSEQVLEFLINKYAPEKHQRIRLKPNQQDQTSFASLFEDDRSFDGQSNIINNYKFFYDKISSGQLSPSQFFQSFQKLKIVLIDLVREQDDPQLIFESLNSTGVDLTAGDLIRNYILMDLPPIEQDQMYKNYWLKIENLVGNLAEFVRNYLIYQEKVSVKRDDVYTVFKKFAVKQFNNDKETIVKDLLYFAEIYSWLVQIRSHNNTGINHRLLRLNKIEFTVCHPYLFDVFNDLKQGFLTEDAVTEILAIIESYAFRKIIVDNSTQGLNKMFITFSKEIKKETSWKSSYLEILKFKILEKTASQRFPNNQEFETALIYKEIYRTQSKNKNFLLESLENHNSSYKVNLEELTIEHIMPQKLTKDWKEVLGNNWQEIHKKYLHTLGNLSLTAKNQQLSNQSWEDKQAIDYQESKLKLNFKLDRATQWKEEEIVKRGKRLAQEALQIWSYPETKYEKNQPDEQLFDLSSEDSFSGSKPAYLYIENEDAIKLKTWKDLLVYVCRYLYDFSPTQFKHLQNSPEFRWNFDPKKPLRRATEFAENKYVEGNISANGTITFLGKLCERMNYPPEKISFSVKNNKS; this comes from the coding sequence ATGAACGTTATCCATTTACCGATTTATCAGTTTTTAGAAGGTTCAGGAAAGAGTTTTGTTATCCCTGTTTATCAACGAGATTATGCTTGGACAAAAATCAATTGTCAGAAACTTTGGGATGATATTGTCGATTTAAGTTATCAAGGAAGAAACGATCATTTTCTCGGAACACTGGTGACAATTGGAAGTGGTTTCCAAGAATATACAATTATTGATGGACAGCAACGATTAACCACGATTTCAATTATGTTGATCGCGCTTCATAATTATTTAAAGCAACAAGATCAACTTCCCCAACAGGAACAATTTTTATCAGAACAAGTTTTAGAGTTTCTCATTAATAAATATGCGCCTGAAAAGCATCAAAGAATCCGCCTCAAGCCGAATCAACAAGATCAAACCTCTTTTGCAAGTCTCTTTGAAGATGATCGCTCTTTTGACGGACAATCTAACATTATCAATAACTACAAATTTTTCTATGATAAAATCAGTTCTGGACAACTCTCCCCTTCACAATTTTTTCAATCTTTTCAGAAGCTCAAAATTGTTTTAATTGATTTAGTGAGAGAACAAGATGATCCGCAGTTAATCTTTGAAAGTTTAAACTCAACCGGTGTTGATCTCACCGCAGGAGATTTAATCCGCAACTATATTTTAATGGATTTACCTCCGATTGAACAGGATCAAATGTATAAGAATTACTGGCTAAAAATTGAGAATTTAGTTGGTAATCTTGCCGAATTTGTTAGAAATTATCTCATTTATCAGGAAAAGGTTTCGGTGAAACGAGATGATGTTTATACTGTCTTTAAGAAATTTGCGGTTAAACAATTTAATAATGATAAAGAGACAATTGTTAAAGATTTGCTCTACTTTGCTGAAATTTATAGCTGGTTAGTTCAAATTAGAAGCCATAATAACACAGGAATTAATCACCGTTTACTGAGATTAAATAAAATTGAGTTTACAGTCTGTCATCCTTACTTGTTTGATGTTTTTAATGATTTAAAACAGGGATTTTTAACGGAAGATGCGGTGACAGAAATTTTAGCCATTATCGAAAGTTATGCTTTTCGGAAGATTATTGTGGATAATTCTACTCAAGGGCTAAATAAAATGTTTATTACCTTTTCTAAGGAAATTAAGAAGGAAACGAGTTGGAAAAGTAGTTACCTGGAAATTCTTAAGTTTAAGATACTGGAGAAAACAGCATCACAGAGATTTCCCAATAATCAAGAGTTTGAAACCGCTCTAATTTATAAAGAGATTTATCGCACACAATCGAAAAACAAAAACTTTTTATTAGAATCTTTGGAAAACCATAATTCCTCTTATAAAGTAAATTTAGAGGAGTTGACGATCGAGCATATTATGCCACAAAAACTAACGAAAGATTGGAAAGAAGTTTTAGGAAACAATTGGCAAGAAATTCATAAAAAGTATTTACACACTTTAGGAAATTTAAGTTTAACGGCGAAGAATCAACAGTTATCTAATCAGTCTTGGGAAGATAAACAAGCGATTGATTATCAAGAAAGTAAACTAAAACTGAATTTCAAACTCGATCGCGCCACGCAATGGAAGGAAGAAGAAATCGTTAAACGAGGAAAAAGACTCGCACAAGAAGCGTTACAAATTTGGAGTTATCCCGAAACGAAATATGAAAAAAATCAACCCGATGAGCAACTATTTGATTTAAGCAGTGAGGATAGTTTTAGTGGTAGTAAACCTGCTTATTTATACATCGAGAATGAAGACGCAATCAAGTTAAAAACTTGGAAAGATTTACTCGTTTATGTCTGTCGATACTTATATGATTTCTCTCCCACTCAGTTTAAACATCTTCAAAATAGTCCCGAATTTCGTTGGAATTTTGATCCGAAAAAACCCTTACGAAGAGCGACGGAATTTGCTGAAAATAAATATGTTGAGGGGAACATTAGTGCGAATGGAACAATTACTTTTTTGGGAAAACTGTGTGAGCGAATGAACTATCCTCCTGAAAAGATTTCTTTTTCAGTTAAAAATAATAAATCATAG
- the sir gene encoding sulfite reductase, ferredoxin dependent, which yields MVASKPAKTAKPSKLEGIKENSNFLREPLTSELQEDTTHFSQDAVQILKFHGSYQQDNRDNRQKGQEKDYQFMLRTRNPGGFIPPELYLTLDDLANEYGNQTLRVTTRQGFQLHGILKKNLKETISRIIRNMGSTLGACGDLNRNVMAPPAPFKNSKEYQYAWQYADNIADLLRPQTEAYYEIWLDGEKFVSVEEAPEVQAARERNGNGTIFHEGEEPVYGKYYMPRKFKCCVTVPGDNSIDVYTHDVSLIVITDEDGELQGFNVLAGGGMGRTHNKEETFARMSDPLCYVDKGDVYDLLKAIVATQRDYGDRVQRRNARMKYLLHDWGVEKFRSKVEEYFGKPLPDSKPLPPFEYKDFLGWHEQGDGKLFFGLSVENGRVKDEGSFRLKSALREVVEQYQIPMRLTANHDVILYEINPEDQSAIEAILTNHGLITNPNDLDHLLRYSMACPALPTCGLAITESERALPSILDRVRGVLKKLGMSKQELVVRMTGCPNGCARPYMAELGFVGSAPKSYQLWLGGTPNQTALARPYVDKMPIDELEEYIEPILAFYKQKRNKQESFGEFCNRVGFEAIQEYSANYDPNQVIPSAGGKGRRHRISIYEGLHERLKAAANERGTSMTKIVSEALEQYLDR from the coding sequence ATGGTAGCATCAAAACCAGCAAAAACCGCAAAACCATCAAAACTAGAAGGAATCAAGGAAAATAGTAATTTTTTACGAGAACCCCTCACCAGTGAACTCCAAGAAGACACCACCCACTTCAGCCAAGACGCAGTTCAAATCCTGAAATTTCATGGGTCTTATCAACAAGACAACCGCGACAACCGCCAAAAAGGACAAGAAAAAGATTATCAGTTCATGTTGCGAACTCGTAACCCAGGGGGTTTCATTCCACCAGAACTGTATTTAACCCTTGATGATCTCGCTAATGAGTATGGTAATCAAACGTTGCGAGTAACCACGCGACAAGGGTTTCAGTTACACGGGATTCTCAAGAAAAATCTCAAGGAAACCATCAGCCGCATTATTCGCAACATGGGGTCAACATTAGGCGCTTGTGGCGACTTAAATCGTAACGTGATGGCCCCGCCAGCCCCCTTTAAAAATAGCAAAGAATATCAGTACGCCTGGCAGTACGCCGATAATATTGCCGACTTACTCCGTCCTCAAACGGAAGCCTATTATGAGATTTGGCTAGATGGGGAAAAGTTTGTCAGTGTAGAAGAAGCGCCAGAAGTCCAAGCGGCGAGAGAACGCAATGGTAATGGGACAATTTTCCATGAGGGGGAAGAACCCGTTTATGGGAAATATTATATGCCTCGCAAGTTTAAGTGTTGCGTGACCGTTCCTGGAGATAATTCCATTGATGTTTATACCCATGATGTGAGTTTAATCGTCATTACCGATGAAGACGGGGAATTACAAGGCTTTAATGTCCTCGCTGGTGGTGGAATGGGACGCACTCACAACAAAGAAGAAACCTTTGCGCGGATGTCTGATCCTTTATGTTATGTGGATAAAGGTGATGTATATGATCTATTAAAAGCGATCGTCGCGACTCAGAGAGATTATGGCGATCGCGTGCAGCGTCGTAATGCGAGAATGAAATATCTTCTCCATGATTGGGGTGTAGAGAAGTTCCGCAGCAAAGTAGAAGAATATTTTGGGAAACCCTTACCAGACTCGAAACCGCTTCCTCCGTTTGAATATAAGGATTTTCTCGGTTGGCATGAACAAGGAGACGGTAAACTGTTCTTTGGTTTATCAGTGGAGAATGGTCGCGTTAAAGATGAGGGGAGTTTTCGCTTAAAATCCGCATTGCGGGAAGTGGTGGAACAATATCAGATTCCCATGCGGTTAACGGCGAACCATGACGTGATTCTGTACGAAATTAATCCTGAAGACCAAAGCGCGATCGAAGCCATATTAACCAATCACGGACTGATTACCAATCCCAATGATTTAGATCATCTTTTGCGCTATTCGATGGCTTGCCCAGCCCTTCCTACCTGTGGATTAGCGATTACGGAATCAGAAAGAGCCTTACCCAGTATTTTAGATCGGGTTCGCGGTGTCTTGAAAAAACTGGGAATGTCCAAACAGGAATTAGTGGTACGGATGACTGGTTGTCCCAATGGTTGCGCCCGTCCTTATATGGCAGAATTAGGATTTGTGGGTAGTGCGCCGAAAAGTTATCAACTGTGGTTAGGGGGAACCCCCAATCAAACTGCCTTAGCTCGTCCTTATGTTGACAAGATGCCGATCGATGAGCTAGAAGAATATATTGAGCCGATATTAGCGTTTTACAAACAAAAGCGCAACAAACAGGAAAGTTTTGGCGAATTTTGTAATCGTGTTGGGTTTGAAGCGATACAAGAGTATAGTGCCAATTATGATCCAAACCAAGTTATCCCCAGCGCTGGTGGAAAAGGTCGTCGTCATCGGATTAGTATCTATGAAGGACTACACGAACGCCTGAAAGCGGCTGCCAATGAACGGGGAACCAGTATGACCAAAATTGTTTCTGAGGCTTTAGAACAGTATCTCGATCGATAA
- a CDS encoding pre-16S rRNA-processing nuclease YqgF, protein MVLVLGFDPGRDKCGLALVETTGEIIEQQVVNSEEVISTLNNWLSRYVVGKMVMGNQTTASQWKEKLTASFATIPIEMVDERNSSLEARDRYWELYPARGLSALIPKGMRLPPRPIDDIVAIILVERSRDAI, encoded by the coding sequence ATGGTTCTAGTATTAGGATTTGATCCAGGACGAGATAAATGTGGGTTAGCATTGGTGGAAACAACGGGAGAAATTATTGAGCAGCAAGTGGTTAATTCTGAGGAAGTTATTTCGACGCTAAACAATTGGTTGAGTCGGTATGTTGTGGGTAAAATGGTCATGGGAAATCAAACCACTGCGTCACAATGGAAGGAGAAATTAACCGCAAGTTTTGCGACAATTCCGATTGAGATGGTAGATGAGCGTAACAGTAGTTTAGAAGCGCGCGATCGTTACTGGGAATTGTATCCAGCGCGGGGATTAAGTGCTTTAATCCCGAAAGGAATGCGACTCCCTCCTCGTCCCATTGATGATATTGTTGCGATTATTTTGGTGGAGCGATCGAGAGATGCCATTTAA